A region of Triplophysa dalaica isolate WHDGS20190420 chromosome 18, ASM1584641v1, whole genome shotgun sequence DNA encodes the following proteins:
- the atp2b3a gene encoding plasma membrane calcium-transporting ATPase 3a isoform X3: MGDLGNSTVDFHPTKPGMDRGGHEGDFGTTVDELCSLMELRGAEALQKIQETYTDTEGLCHRLKTSPTDGLSDNPADLEKRCQVFGQNFIPPKKAQTFLQLVWEALQDVTLIILEIAAIISLGLSFYQPPGGDSEMCGNANTGAEDEGEAEAGWIEGAAILLSVLCVVLVTAFNDWSKEKQFRGLQSRIEQEQRFAVVRNGTVIQIPVAEMVVGDVAQVKYGDLLPADGVLIQGNDLQIDESSLTGESDHVRKSVDKDPMLLSGTHVMEGSGKMVVTAVGVNSQTGIIFTLLGAGDVEEEKKDCKKEVNSNSSMQFHSVEVKENNIINGKQDGTLESNQNKAKKQDEAVAMEMQPLKSAEGGEVEEKEKKKTSGAKREKSVLQGKLTKLAVQIGKAGLVMSAITVIILMLYFVIETFVIQGNVWLTECTPIYVQYFMKFFIIGVTVLVVAVPEGLPLAVTISLAYSVKKMMKDNNLVRHLDACETMGNATAICSDKTGTLTTNRMTVVQIYIGDQHFCDIPTPHQINPRTLELLSSSIAVNCAYTSKIMAADKEGGLPKQVGNKTECSLLGLVRDLKQDYQAVREQIPEERLYKVYTFNSVRKSMSTVIQMPDGSFRLYSKGASEILLKRCSFILSRDGEARAFRPRDKEEMVKKVIEQMACNGLRTICVAYRDLPADPMPDWENEADIVSDLTCITVVGIEDPVRPEVPEAIRKCQQAGITVRMVTGDNINTARAIAAKCGIIHPGDDFLCIDGKEFNRRIRNEKGEIEQERIDKIWPKLRVLARSSPTDKHTLVKGIIDSTVVEQRQVVAVTGDGTNDGPALKKADVGFAMGIAGTDVAKEASDIILTDDNFSSIVKAVMWGRNVYDSISKFLQFQLTVNVVAVIVAFTGACITQDSPLKAVQMLWVNLIMDTFASLALATEPPTEALLLRKPYGRNNPLISRTMMKNILGHAVFQLIIIFTLLFVGEKIFDIDSGRNSPLHSPPSEHYTIIFNTFVLMQLFNEINARKIHGERNVFDGIFSNPIFCSIVLGTFAIQIVIVQFGGKPFSCSPLNVEQWLWCLFVGIGELLWGQVISSVPTHQLKCLKEAGHGRAPDDVTDEEFAEDEDEIDYAERELRRGQILWFRGLNRIQTQIRVVKAFRSSLYDGIERQDSRNSIHDFQAHPEFIITDSVHNIPLIDETDVDDASERSNHNHVRVALRHPTPHTQPQAPQRPPRSRYPSRPIRQQSLPVTLNCNNNAAESRVYLGLNDNGVPHVSPCPASPLHSLETCL; the protein is encoded by the exons ATGGGGGATCTAGGCAACAGCACAGTGGATTTCCACCCCACGAAGCCCGGGATGGATAGAGGAGGCCATGAGGGGGATTTTGGGACAACGGTAGATGAGTTGTGCTCCCTGATGGAGCTCAGGGGAGCAGAGGCATTGCAGAAGATCCAGGAGACCTACACAGATACAGAAGGCCTCTGTCACAGACTCAAGACTTCACCTACAGATG GACTGTCGGACAACCCTGCGGACCTGGAGAAACGCTGTCAGGTGTTCGGGCAGAACTTCATCCCCCCAAAGAAGGCCCAGACCTTCCTTCAGCTCGTTTGGGAGGCTTTGCAGGATGTTACCCTCATAATCCTGGAAATAGCGGCCATCATTTCTCTCGGACTGTCCTTTTACCAGCCACCAGGGGGCGACAGTGAAA TGTGTGGTAATGCGAACACAGGTGCGGAGGACGAGGGCGAGGCGGAGGCGGGTTGGATCGAAGGTGCAGCTATCCTGCTATCTGTCCTCTGCGTGGTACTGGTAACGGCTTTTAATGATTGGAGTAAAGAGAAGCAGTTCCGTGGCCTGCAGAGCCGTATCGAGCAGGAGCAGCGATTCGCTGTGGTGCGGAACGGCACCGTCATCCAGATCCCTGTGGCCGAGATGGTGGTGGGTGACGTTGCCCAGGTCAAGTATG GTGACCTCCTGCCTGCGGATGGTGTTCTCATCCAGGGAAACGACCTCCAGATCGATGAGAGCTCGCTCACCGGAGAGTCTGATCACGTACGCAAATCCGTTGACAAGGATCCCATGCTGCTGTCAG GGACTCATGTGATGGAGGGTTCAGGGAAAATGGTGGTGACAGCGGTCGGTGTGAACTCTCAAACCGGGATCATCTTCACCTTGCTGGGGGCTGGTGATGTCGAGGAAGAGAAGAAAGACTGCAAGAAAG AGGTCAATAGTAATTCATCCATGCAGTTCCACAGTGTCGAAgtcaaagaaaacaacatcataAATG GTAAACAAGATGGGACCTTGGAGAGCAATCAAAATAAAG CCAAGAAACAGGATGAGGCTGTTGCCATGGAGATGCAGCCACTGAAGAGTGCAGAAGGTGGGGAGGTggaggagaaagagaagaagaaaacTAGTGGGGCCAAGAGGGAAAAATCCGTTCTTCAGGGAAAACTCACCAAGCTGGCGGTGCAAATCGGAAAAGCAG GTCTGGTGATGTCGGCCATCACTGTGATTATCCTGATGCTGTATTTTGTGATCGAGACGTTCGTGATTCAGGGAAACGTGTGGCTGACGGAGTGCACACCGATATACGTGCAGTATTTTATGAAGTTCTTCATCATAGGAGTGACTGTTCTAGTGGTGGCTGTGCCAGAGGGTTTGCCGCTGGCAGTCACTATATCACTGGCATATTCTGTAAAG AAAATGATGAAGGACAACAACCTGGTGCGTCACTTGGATGCCTGTGAGACTATGGGTAATGCTACAGCTATCTGCTCGGATAAAACGGGGACCCTCACCACTAACCGGATGACAGTGGTGCAGATTTATATAGGGGACCAACACTTCTGTGATATCCCAACACCACACCAGATTAACCCCAGGACACTAGAGCTCCTCTCCAGCTCGATCGCTGTGAACTGCGCTTACACCTCCAAGATCATG GCTGCAGATAAGGAAGGCGGTCTGCCCAAACAGGTGGGTAATAAGACCGAATGTTCTCTGCTGGGTCTCGTGCGGGATCTGAAGCAAGACTACCAAGCAGTGAGGGAGCAGATCCCTGAGGAGAGGCTCTATAAAGTCTACACCTTCAATTCTGTCAGAAAATCCATGAGCACCGTCATTCAGATGCCAGACGGAAGCTTCCGCTTATACAGCAAAGGAGCGTCTGAGATCTTGCTTAAAAG ATGCTCGTTCATTCTGTCCCGTGATGGAGAGGCACGGGCTTTTAGGCCACGAGACAAAGAGGAGATGGTGAAGAAAGTGATTGAGCAAATGGCGTGTAATGGCCTCCGTACGATCTGCGTCGCTTACCGGGATCTTCCCGCTGACCCGATGCCAGACTGGGAAAATGAGGCCGATATTGTTTCTGACCTCACCTGCATCACAGTGGTTGGCATTGAAGACCCGGTTCGACCTGAG GTCCCAGAAGCCATCAGGAAGTGCCAGCAAGCGGGCATCACTGTACGTATGGTGACCGGCGACAACATCAACACAGCACGGGCCATCGCTGCCAAATGTGGCATCATTCATCCTGGCGACGACTTCCTGTGTATCGACGGGAAGGAATTTAACAGGCGAATTAGGAATGAGAAAGGAGAG atcgAGCAGGAACGCATTGACAAAATTTGGCCCAAGCTCAGAGTTCTCGCTAGATCGTCCCCTACAGACAAACACACGCTGGTCAAAG GCATTATAGACAGCACGGTTGTAGAACAGAGGCAGGTGGTCGCGGTCACAGGTGACGGCACAAACGACGGACCAGCTCTGAAAAAGGCTGATGTGGGCTTCGCAATG GGCATCGCTGGTACAGATGTGGCCAAGGAGGCCTCTGACATCATCCTGACGGATGATAACTTTTCCAGTATAGTGAAGGCTGTGATGTGGGGGCGAAATGTTTACGACAGCATCTCCAAGTTCCTGCAGTTTCAACTCACTGTAAATGTGGTGGCTGTCATAGTAGCCTTCACTGGTGCCTGTATCACACAG GATTCTCCCCTGAAGGCTGTGCAAATGCTATGGGTCAATCTCATCATGGACACGTTCGCTTCCTTGGCTCTTGCGACAGAGCCGCCCACCGAAGCCCTGCTGCTGAGAAAGCCCTACGGTCGAAACAATCCTCTCATATCCAGAACCATGATGAAGAACATCCTCGGACACGCCGTGTTCCAGCTCATCATCATCTTTACCCTGCTCTTTGTAG GTGAGAAGATCTTTGACATCGACAGCGGCCGTAACAGTCCGCTTCACTCGCCTCCCTCTGAGCATTACACCATCATCTTCAACACCTTCGTCCTGATGCAGCTCTTCAATGAGATCAACGCCCGGAAGATCCACGGAGAGAGGAACGTGTTTGACGGAATCTTCTCAAATCCCATCTTCTGTTCAATCGTGCTGGGGACCTTTGCAATACAG ATCGTGATTGTTCAGTTTGGAGGAAAACCCTTCAGCTGTTCCCCCTTGAATGTGGAGCAGTGGCTTTGGTGTCTGTTTGTGGGGATTGGAGAGCTGCTATGGGGGCAG GTCATTTCATCTGTACCAACACATCAGCTGAAGTGTCTAAAAGAAGCAGGTCACGGGCGGGCTCCAGACGATGTCACGGATGAAGAGTTCGCAGAGGATGAGGACGAGATAGATTACGCTGAGAGAGAGCTGAGGCGAGGACAGATCCTCTGGTTCAGAGGACTTAACCGAATTCAGACTCAG ATCCGGGTGGTGAAAGCTTTCCGTAGCTCCCTCTACGACGGCATCGAGCGACAGGACTCGCGCAACTCCATTCACGACTTCCAGGCGCACCCAGAATTCATCATCACAGACTCCGTCCACAACATCCCCCTGATCGACGAGACTGATGTGGACGACGCATCGGAACGTTCAAATCACAACCACGTGCGCGTGGCCCTCCGGCATCCAACACCTCACACGCAGCCCCAGGCGCCTCAAAGACCCCCACGATCCCGTTACCCGTCACGCCCGATAAGACAGCAGAGTCTGCCTGTGACCCTCAACTGCAACAACAACGCCGCAGAGAGCCGCGTCTATCTAGGCCTAAACGACAACGGGGTGCCGCACGTTTCTCCCTGCCCTGCCAGTCCTCTGCACAGCTTGGAGACATGCCTGTAG
- the atp2b3a gene encoding plasma membrane calcium-transporting ATPase 3a isoform X2, whose protein sequence is MGDLGNSTVDFHPTKPGMDRGGHEGDFGTTVDELCSLMELRGAEALQKIQETYTDTEGLCHRLKTSPTDGLSDNPADLEKRCQVFGQNFIPPKKAQTFLQLVWEALQDVTLIILEIAAIISLGLSFYQPPGGDSEMCGNANTGAEDEGEAEAGWIEGAAILLSVLCVVLVTAFNDWSKEKQFRGLQSRIEQEQRFAVVRNGTVIQIPVAEMVVGDVAQVKYGDLLPADGVLIQGNDLQIDESSLTGESDHVRKSVDKDPMLLSGTHVMEGSGKMVVTAVGVNSQTGIIFTLLGAGDVEEEKKDCKKGKQDGTLESNQNKAKKQDEAVAMEMQPLKSAEGGEVEEKEKKKTSGAKREKSVLQGKLTKLAVQIGKAGLVMSAITVIILMLYFVIETFVIQGNVWLTECTPIYVQYFMKFFIIGVTVLVVAVPEGLPLAVTISLAYSVKKMMKDNNLVRHLDACETMGNATAICSDKTGTLTTNRMTVVQIYIGDQHFCDIPTPHQINPRTLELLSSSIAVNCAYTSKIMAADKEGGLPKQVGNKTECSLLGLVRDLKQDYQAVREQIPEERLYKVYTFNSVRKSMSTVIQMPDGSFRLYSKGASEILLKRCSFILSRDGEARAFRPRDKEEMVKKVIEQMACNGLRTICVAYRDLPADPMPDWENEADIVSDLTCITVVGIEDPVRPEVPEAIRKCQQAGITVRMVTGDNINTARAIAAKCGIIHPGDDFLCIDGKEFNRRIRNEKGEIEQERIDKIWPKLRVLARSSPTDKHTLVKGIIDSTVVEQRQVVAVTGDGTNDGPALKKADVGFAMGIAGTDVAKEASDIILTDDNFSSIVKAVMWGRNVYDSISKFLQFQLTVNVVAVIVAFTGACITQDSPLKAVQMLWVNLIMDTFASLALATEPPTEALLLRKPYGRNNPLISRTMMKNILGHAVFQLIIIFTLLFVGEKIFDIDSGRNSPLHSPPSEHYTIIFNTFVLMQLFNEINARKIHGERNVFDGIFSNPIFCSIVLGTFAIQIVIVQFGGKPFSCSPLNVEQWLWCLFVGIGELLWGQVISSVPTHQLKCLKEAGHGRAPDDVTDEEFAEDEDEIDYAERELRRGQILWFRGLNRIQTQMEVVSTFKRSGSFQGAARRRSSVLSQLHDIRVVKAFRSSLYDGIERQDSRNSIHDFQAHPEFIITDSVHNIPLIDETDVDDASERSNHNHVRVALRHPTPHTQPQAPQRPPRSRYPSRPIRQQSLPVTLNCNNNAAESRVYLGLNDNGVPHVSPCPASPLHSLETCL, encoded by the exons ATGGGGGATCTAGGCAACAGCACAGTGGATTTCCACCCCACGAAGCCCGGGATGGATAGAGGAGGCCATGAGGGGGATTTTGGGACAACGGTAGATGAGTTGTGCTCCCTGATGGAGCTCAGGGGAGCAGAGGCATTGCAGAAGATCCAGGAGACCTACACAGATACAGAAGGCCTCTGTCACAGACTCAAGACTTCACCTACAGATG GACTGTCGGACAACCCTGCGGACCTGGAGAAACGCTGTCAGGTGTTCGGGCAGAACTTCATCCCCCCAAAGAAGGCCCAGACCTTCCTTCAGCTCGTTTGGGAGGCTTTGCAGGATGTTACCCTCATAATCCTGGAAATAGCGGCCATCATTTCTCTCGGACTGTCCTTTTACCAGCCACCAGGGGGCGACAGTGAAA TGTGTGGTAATGCGAACACAGGTGCGGAGGACGAGGGCGAGGCGGAGGCGGGTTGGATCGAAGGTGCAGCTATCCTGCTATCTGTCCTCTGCGTGGTACTGGTAACGGCTTTTAATGATTGGAGTAAAGAGAAGCAGTTCCGTGGCCTGCAGAGCCGTATCGAGCAGGAGCAGCGATTCGCTGTGGTGCGGAACGGCACCGTCATCCAGATCCCTGTGGCCGAGATGGTGGTGGGTGACGTTGCCCAGGTCAAGTATG GTGACCTCCTGCCTGCGGATGGTGTTCTCATCCAGGGAAACGACCTCCAGATCGATGAGAGCTCGCTCACCGGAGAGTCTGATCACGTACGCAAATCCGTTGACAAGGATCCCATGCTGCTGTCAG GGACTCATGTGATGGAGGGTTCAGGGAAAATGGTGGTGACAGCGGTCGGTGTGAACTCTCAAACCGGGATCATCTTCACCTTGCTGGGGGCTGGTGATGTCGAGGAAGAGAAGAAAGACTGCAAGAAAG GTAAACAAGATGGGACCTTGGAGAGCAATCAAAATAAAG CCAAGAAACAGGATGAGGCTGTTGCCATGGAGATGCAGCCACTGAAGAGTGCAGAAGGTGGGGAGGTggaggagaaagagaagaagaaaacTAGTGGGGCCAAGAGGGAAAAATCCGTTCTTCAGGGAAAACTCACCAAGCTGGCGGTGCAAATCGGAAAAGCAG GTCTGGTGATGTCGGCCATCACTGTGATTATCCTGATGCTGTATTTTGTGATCGAGACGTTCGTGATTCAGGGAAACGTGTGGCTGACGGAGTGCACACCGATATACGTGCAGTATTTTATGAAGTTCTTCATCATAGGAGTGACTGTTCTAGTGGTGGCTGTGCCAGAGGGTTTGCCGCTGGCAGTCACTATATCACTGGCATATTCTGTAAAG AAAATGATGAAGGACAACAACCTGGTGCGTCACTTGGATGCCTGTGAGACTATGGGTAATGCTACAGCTATCTGCTCGGATAAAACGGGGACCCTCACCACTAACCGGATGACAGTGGTGCAGATTTATATAGGGGACCAACACTTCTGTGATATCCCAACACCACACCAGATTAACCCCAGGACACTAGAGCTCCTCTCCAGCTCGATCGCTGTGAACTGCGCTTACACCTCCAAGATCATG GCTGCAGATAAGGAAGGCGGTCTGCCCAAACAGGTGGGTAATAAGACCGAATGTTCTCTGCTGGGTCTCGTGCGGGATCTGAAGCAAGACTACCAAGCAGTGAGGGAGCAGATCCCTGAGGAGAGGCTCTATAAAGTCTACACCTTCAATTCTGTCAGAAAATCCATGAGCACCGTCATTCAGATGCCAGACGGAAGCTTCCGCTTATACAGCAAAGGAGCGTCTGAGATCTTGCTTAAAAG ATGCTCGTTCATTCTGTCCCGTGATGGAGAGGCACGGGCTTTTAGGCCACGAGACAAAGAGGAGATGGTGAAGAAAGTGATTGAGCAAATGGCGTGTAATGGCCTCCGTACGATCTGCGTCGCTTACCGGGATCTTCCCGCTGACCCGATGCCAGACTGGGAAAATGAGGCCGATATTGTTTCTGACCTCACCTGCATCACAGTGGTTGGCATTGAAGACCCGGTTCGACCTGAG GTCCCAGAAGCCATCAGGAAGTGCCAGCAAGCGGGCATCACTGTACGTATGGTGACCGGCGACAACATCAACACAGCACGGGCCATCGCTGCCAAATGTGGCATCATTCATCCTGGCGACGACTTCCTGTGTATCGACGGGAAGGAATTTAACAGGCGAATTAGGAATGAGAAAGGAGAG atcgAGCAGGAACGCATTGACAAAATTTGGCCCAAGCTCAGAGTTCTCGCTAGATCGTCCCCTACAGACAAACACACGCTGGTCAAAG GCATTATAGACAGCACGGTTGTAGAACAGAGGCAGGTGGTCGCGGTCACAGGTGACGGCACAAACGACGGACCAGCTCTGAAAAAGGCTGATGTGGGCTTCGCAATG GGCATCGCTGGTACAGATGTGGCCAAGGAGGCCTCTGACATCATCCTGACGGATGATAACTTTTCCAGTATAGTGAAGGCTGTGATGTGGGGGCGAAATGTTTACGACAGCATCTCCAAGTTCCTGCAGTTTCAACTCACTGTAAATGTGGTGGCTGTCATAGTAGCCTTCACTGGTGCCTGTATCACACAG GATTCTCCCCTGAAGGCTGTGCAAATGCTATGGGTCAATCTCATCATGGACACGTTCGCTTCCTTGGCTCTTGCGACAGAGCCGCCCACCGAAGCCCTGCTGCTGAGAAAGCCCTACGGTCGAAACAATCCTCTCATATCCAGAACCATGATGAAGAACATCCTCGGACACGCCGTGTTCCAGCTCATCATCATCTTTACCCTGCTCTTTGTAG GTGAGAAGATCTTTGACATCGACAGCGGCCGTAACAGTCCGCTTCACTCGCCTCCCTCTGAGCATTACACCATCATCTTCAACACCTTCGTCCTGATGCAGCTCTTCAATGAGATCAACGCCCGGAAGATCCACGGAGAGAGGAACGTGTTTGACGGAATCTTCTCAAATCCCATCTTCTGTTCAATCGTGCTGGGGACCTTTGCAATACAG ATCGTGATTGTTCAGTTTGGAGGAAAACCCTTCAGCTGTTCCCCCTTGAATGTGGAGCAGTGGCTTTGGTGTCTGTTTGTGGGGATTGGAGAGCTGCTATGGGGGCAG GTCATTTCATCTGTACCAACACATCAGCTGAAGTGTCTAAAAGAAGCAGGTCACGGGCGGGCTCCAGACGATGTCACGGATGAAGAGTTCGCAGAGGATGAGGACGAGATAGATTACGCTGAGAGAGAGCTGAGGCGAGGACAGATCCTCTGGTTCAGAGGACTTAACCGAATTCAGACTCAG atGGAGGTAGTGAGTACCTTCAAGAGAAGTGGTTCGTTTCAGGGCGCAGCGAGACGTCGCTCTTCGGTGCTCAGCCAACTCCATGAC ATCCGGGTGGTGAAAGCTTTCCGTAGCTCCCTCTACGACGGCATCGAGCGACAGGACTCGCGCAACTCCATTCACGACTTCCAGGCGCACCCAGAATTCATCATCACAGACTCCGTCCACAACATCCCCCTGATCGACGAGACTGATGTGGACGACGCATCGGAACGTTCAAATCACAACCACGTGCGCGTGGCCCTCCGGCATCCAACACCTCACACGCAGCCCCAGGCGCCTCAAAGACCCCCACGATCCCGTTACCCGTCACGCCCGATAAGACAGCAGAGTCTGCCTGTGACCCTCAACTGCAACAACAACGCCGCAGAGAGCCGCGTCTATCTAGGCCTAAACGACAACGGGGTGCCGCACGTTTCTCCCTGCCCTGCCAGTCCTCTGCACAGCTTGGAGACATGCCTGTAG